The Nitrogeniibacter aestuarii genome has a window encoding:
- a CDS encoding transglycosylase domain-containing protein, translating into MQSCTVFRLIRITLVLTAIGLLVWFVADEMRTSRLQAHYLSELGDELSFTLKPGDAPVLTAPVGPYDERTGYTHIADFSQRLQARGFEVAESARVSARMNQLSDEGLYPAFREKDRTGLSIHDEAGRVLHAAGYPERTYARFEDIPSVLVSALLFIENKELLDKRHAQRNPAVEWDRFAQAVVGQLMTTAGMTQDDAGGGSTLATQIEKYRHSPEGRTATKRDKLRQMASASVRAYLSGPDTEAARKAIVLAYLNTVPLAAKAGFGEVNGMGDGLFAWYGMDFDSANRALRDASAARVRERGRLFRAALSLMIAQRRPAWYLGGGAERLESLTDSYLRLMAQDGTISPQLRDAALVRQMRLDTAPLVPESSSFVERKAATALRSHLSDMLGVKSFYALDRLDLDVTTTLNASVQQGVIHMLQALKDPDVARDAGLDGQRMLGGGEDPGKVIYSFTLFERTAAGNALRVQADNYDQPFDINEGARLDLGSTAKLRTLVTYLEVIAEVHQRYAGRSAEALDEAADGADTLSRWTLGQLRRQPDMDLRTLLDAAMERSYSASPKEPFYTGGGQHYFGNFNRRDDDRVVTVREALRHSINLAFIRMMRDIVQYYIHINPAADKAIVSDADDPRRAYYLSRFADREGRTFLSGFYRKYAGKTTEARRDLLMQSAGSPKRAAAALRSIRPDLSLADYSEQLRAYVGDSAALDDARIAGWYKRFDPAELNLPDQGYLARIHPLELWLVRYLSEHPAATLTESLEASVDQRQAVYTWLFRTRHKNAQDVRIRSLLEVEAFIAIGRSWQRLGYPFDSLTPSYASAIGSSGDRPAALARLMGLIVNGGVKLPVVRFDELHFAADTPYERRFKHTPPQGERLLPVELTEVVRDAVIDVATHGTARRIAGAFTLADGTVVPVGGKTGTGDHRIQRFDRAGHKVSEQVVSRSATFVFLIGDRFFGTLTAYVGGADAERYVFTSALAVQLLRALSPTLMPLMETPTPPVPVLSAESEHPA; encoded by the coding sequence TTGCAAAGCTGCACTGTGTTCCGCCTCATCCGTATCACTCTGGTTCTGACCGCAATCGGCTTGCTTGTCTGGTTTGTTGCGGACGAGATGCGTACCTCACGCCTGCAGGCGCACTACCTGTCCGAGCTGGGTGACGAGTTGTCTTTCACGCTCAAGCCGGGTGATGCCCCGGTGCTGACTGCACCGGTCGGGCCCTACGACGAGCGCACCGGTTACACCCACATTGCCGACTTCAGCCAGCGCCTTCAGGCGCGGGGGTTCGAAGTGGCCGAGTCGGCCCGCGTGTCGGCGCGCATGAACCAGCTCAGCGACGAAGGTCTCTACCCGGCCTTTCGGGAAAAAGACCGAACCGGTCTGAGCATCCATGACGAAGCCGGCCGGGTGTTGCATGCCGCCGGCTACCCGGAGCGCACCTACGCCCGCTTCGAGGACATTCCTTCGGTGCTGGTCTCCGCCCTGCTCTTCATCGAAAACAAGGAGCTGCTCGACAAACGCCATGCCCAGCGCAACCCGGCTGTCGAGTGGGACCGCTTTGCCCAGGCCGTGGTCGGCCAGCTCATGACCACCGCCGGCATGACGCAGGACGATGCCGGCGGCGGCAGCACGCTGGCCACCCAGATCGAGAAATACCGCCACTCACCCGAGGGGCGCACCGCCACCAAACGCGACAAGCTGCGCCAGATGGCCTCGGCCTCGGTGCGCGCCTATCTGAGCGGCCCGGACACCGAAGCGGCCCGCAAAGCCATCGTGCTGGCCTATCTCAACACCGTGCCCCTGGCCGCCAAGGCGGGCTTCGGCGAGGTGAACGGCATGGGCGACGGCCTGTTTGCCTGGTACGGCATGGATTTCGACAGCGCCAACCGCGCGCTTCGCGATGCCTCTGCCGCCAGGGTGCGCGAGCGCGGCCGGCTGTTTCGCGCCGCGCTGTCACTCATGATCGCCCAGCGCCGTCCGGCCTGGTATCTGGGCGGTGGCGCCGAACGGCTCGAGTCGCTCACCGACAGCTATCTGCGCCTCATGGCCCAGGACGGCACGATCTCCCCGCAGCTGCGCGACGCGGCGCTGGTGCGTCAGATGCGGCTCGACACCGCGCCCCTGGTGCCCGAATCGAGCTCATTCGTGGAGCGCAAGGCCGCCACGGCGCTGCGCAGTCACCTCAGTGACATGCTGGGCGTGAAGAGTTTCTATGCCCTCGACCGGCTCGATCTGGACGTGACCACCACGCTGAACGCCAGCGTGCAGCAGGGGGTGATCCACATGCTGCAGGCGCTCAAGGACCCGGACGTGGCGCGCGATGCGGGGCTGGACGGCCAGCGCATGCTCGGCGGTGGGGAAGATCCGGGCAAGGTGATCTACAGCTTCACCCTCTTCGAGCGCACCGCCGCGGGCAACGCCCTGCGCGTGCAGGCCGACAACTACGACCAGCCCTTCGACATCAACGAAGGCGCCCGGCTCGATCTGGGCTCGACCGCCAAGCTGCGAACGCTGGTGACGTATCTGGAAGTGATTGCCGAAGTTCACCAGCGTTACGCGGGGCGCAGCGCCGAGGCCCTGGACGAGGCCGCCGATGGCGCCGACACGCTCAGCCGCTGGACCCTGGGGCAGTTGCGCCGTCAGCCCGACATGGACCTGCGCACCCTGCTCGACGCCGCCATGGAGCGCAGCTATTCCGCGAGCCCGAAAGAGCCGTTCTACACCGGCGGCGGGCAGCATTACTTCGGCAACTTCAACCGCCGCGACGACGATCGGGTGGTGACCGTGCGCGAGGCGCTGCGCCACTCGATCAATCTGGCCTTCATCCGCATGATGCGCGACATCGTGCAGTACTACATCCATATCAATCCCGCGGCCGACAAGGCCATCGTGAGCGATGCGGACGACCCGCGCCGGGCCTACTACCTGTCGCGCTTTGCCGACCGCGAGGGGCGCACCTTCCTGAGCGGCTTCTATCGCAAGTACGCGGGCAAGACCACCGAAGCCCGTCGCGATCTGCTGATGCAGTCCGCCGGCAGCCCCAAGCGCGCTGCGGCCGCCTTGCGCAGCATCCGGCCCGACCTGAGCCTGGCCGACTACAGCGAACAGCTGCGCGCCTACGTGGGCGACTCGGCTGCGCTGGACGACGCGCGCATTGCCGGCTGGTACAAGCGTTTCGACCCCGCCGAACTCAACCTGCCCGATCAGGGCTATCTGGCGCGCATCCACCCGCTGGAGCTGTGGCTGGTGCGCTACCTGAGCGAACACCCCGCGGCCACCCTGACCGAGAGCCTGGAGGCCAGCGTGGACCAGCGCCAGGCGGTCTACACCTGGCTGTTCCGCACCCGCCACAAGAATGCGCAGGACGTGCGCATCCGCAGCCTGCTGGAGGTGGAAGCCTTCATCGCCATCGGCCGCAGCTGGCAGCGCCTGGGCTACCCCTTCGACAGCCTGACGCCCTCGTACGCCAGTGCCATCGGCAGCTCGGGCGACCGGCCGGCGGCGCTGGCCCGGTTGATGGGCCTGATCGTCAACGGGGGGGTGAAGCTGCCGGTAGTGCGCTTCGACGAGCTTCATTTCGCCGCCGACACCCCGTACGAGCGCCGCTTCAAACACACGCCCCCCCAGGGCGAGCGCCTGCTACCGGTGGAATTGACCGAGGTGGTACGCGATGCGGTCATCGATGTGGCCACCCATGGCACCGCCCGACGTATTGCCGGCGCCTTCACGCTGGCCGACGGCACGGTGGTGCCGGTGGGCGGCAAGACGGGCACCGGGGATCACCGCATCCAGCGCTTCGACCGCGCCGGCCACAAGGTGAGCGAGCAGGTGGTGAGCCGTTCGGCGACCTTCGTGTTCCTGATCGGCGACCGCTTCTTCGGGACGCTTACCGCCTATGTGGGCGGCGCGGACGCCGAGCGCTATGTGTTCACCAGCGCGCTGGCGGTACAACTGCTGCGGGCGCTGTCACCGACGCTCATGCCGCTCATGGAGACACCGACGCCGCCGGTGCCCGTGCTGTCGGCGGAGTCCGAACACCCGGCCTGA
- a CDS encoding CDP-alcohol phosphatidyltransferase family protein, which yields MLSIYDIKPRFQALLRPLTQRLAAAGVTANAVTLTAMFISVAIGLWLSMAQPAPVAFLVLPVWLFLRMALNAIDGMLAREHGQQSTLGAYLNELTDVISDAALYLPFAFVSPFGALGVGLVIWLSAVSEMAGALGPMVGASRRYDGPVGKSDRAFVFGALGLCLGSAGSLPAWLGWLMPLMALGICLNIFNRVRAGLAEVAAR from the coding sequence ATGCTGTCCATCTATGACATCAAGCCCCGATTCCAGGCCCTGCTGCGGCCGCTGACACAGCGGCTGGCGGCCGCCGGGGTGACTGCCAATGCCGTCACGCTGACGGCGATGTTCATTTCCGTTGCGATTGGTCTGTGGCTGTCGATGGCCCAACCGGCACCGGTGGCCTTTCTGGTGTTGCCGGTGTGGCTGTTCCTGCGCATGGCGCTCAATGCCATTGACGGCATGCTGGCGCGGGAGCACGGGCAGCAATCCACCTTGGGTGCCTACCTGAACGAGCTGACCGACGTGATTTCCGACGCAGCGCTGTATCTGCCCTTTGCCTTCGTGAGCCCGTTTGGCGCGCTGGGCGTGGGGCTGGTGATCTGGCTGTCGGCGGTGTCCGAGATGGCCGGGGCGCTGGGGCCGATGGTGGGGGCGAGCCGCCGCTACGACGGGCCGGTGGGCAAGAGCGACCGTGCCTTCGTGTTTGGCGCCCTGGGCCTGTGTCTGGGGTCGGCGGGCAGCCTGCCGGCGTGGCTGGGCTGGCTGATGCCGCTGATGGCGCTGGGCATCTGCCTGAACATTTTCAACCGAGTGCGCGCCGGGCTGGCCGAAGTGGCTGCCCGCTGA
- a CDS encoding heavy-metal-associated domain-containing protein — protein sequence MTPFNVWQSALANNMAGFFSVVLSATTWPHRPAHCGVTGHILRDTADYGKVVATNAIQDYPMPTTEFTIDGLKTDDDLRTVMNAIQDLPCISHSEVDMSTGAAWVEHTSMLSEGEIRGAVEEAGFTTR from the coding sequence ATGACACCCTTCAACGTGTGGCAATCGGCGCTGGCCAACAACATGGCGGGATTCTTCAGCGTCGTGCTCTCGGCGACTACTTGGCCCCACCGTCCGGCGCATTGTGGCGTCACCGGACACATCCTGCGTGACACGGCCGATTACGGTAAGGTGGTCGCGACGAACGCGATTCAGGACTACCCCATGCCCACCACCGAATTCACCATCGACGGCCTGAAAACCGATGACGACCTGCGCACGGTCATGAATGCCATTCAGGATCTGCCCTGCATCTCCCATTCGGAGGTGGACATGTCCACCGGCGCGGCCTGGGTGGAGCACACCAGCATGCTCTCGGAAGGAGAGATTCGCGGCGCGGTGGAAGAGGCGGGTTTCACCACGCGCTGA
- a CDS encoding phosphatidate cytidylyltransferase, with amino-acid sequence MNVAMSTEKLQMMVFAAVFGALLLASGIAALLKLRLPVGADTGTIDNLNARTNAWWMMVAVLALAFWIGDGGIIALFAFISFQALREFISITHTRRGDHRALVWSFFFFLPAQYFLIGIDWYGMFSILIPVYAFLLLPISATLGSDAERFFERAAKVQWGLMICVYCISHAAALLTLDIPGFEGRNAQLILFLVLTVQSSDVFQYVWGKLLGKHKLAPAISPSKTVEGLVGGVLTASALGAALYWMTPFNVWQAALVSLAINMVGFFGGFVLSAIKRDRGVKDWGTLIEGHGGMLDRVDSISFSAPIFFHIVRYWWA; translated from the coding sequence ATGAACGTTGCGATGAGCACCGAAAAACTGCAGATGATGGTCTTTGCCGCCGTGTTCGGCGCCCTGCTGCTGGCCAGCGGCATTGCCGCGCTGCTCAAGCTGCGCCTGCCGGTGGGCGCCGACACCGGCACCATCGACAACCTCAATGCCCGCACCAACGCCTGGTGGATGATGGTGGCGGTGCTGGCGCTGGCCTTCTGGATCGGCGACGGCGGCATCATCGCGCTGTTTGCCTTCATCTCCTTCCAGGCGCTGCGCGAATTCATCTCGATCACCCACACCCGGCGGGGCGACCACCGGGCGCTGGTGTGGAGCTTTTTCTTCTTTCTGCCGGCGCAGTACTTCCTGATCGGTATCGACTGGTACGGGATGTTCTCCATCCTCATCCCGGTCTACGCCTTTTTGCTGCTGCCGATTTCCGCCACCCTAGGCAGCGATGCCGAGCGCTTCTTCGAGCGCGCCGCCAAGGTGCAGTGGGGGCTGATGATCTGCGTGTACTGCATCTCGCATGCCGCCGCGCTGCTCACGCTCGACATCCCCGGCTTCGAGGGGCGCAATGCGCAGCTGATCCTGTTCCTGGTGCTCACGGTGCAGTCGAGCGACGTGTTCCAGTACGTGTGGGGCAAGCTGCTGGGCAAGCACAAGCTGGCCCCGGCGATCTCGCCCTCCAAGACCGTGGAAGGGCTGGTGGGTGGCGTGCTCACCGCCTCGGCCCTGGGCGCCGCGCTCTACTGGATGACACCCTTCAACGTATGGCAGGCGGCGCTGGTGTCGCTGGCCATCAACATGGTGGGCTTCTTCGGCGGCTTCGTGCTCTCGGCCATCAAGCGCGACCGGGGCGTGAAGGACTGGGGCACCCTCATCGAAGGCCACGGCGGCATGCTCGACCGGGTCGATTCGATCAGCTTCTCGGCGCCGATCTTCTTTCACATCGTGCGGTATTGGTGGGCTTGA
- a CDS encoding ABC transporter ATP-binding protein, producing MAGNGILIEGVRKRYGEGDTAVDALSHVDMQVAPGEVVGLIGPSGSGKSTLLKCLGAVIEPTAGRMTLGDEVIFDNRWTLRDLRALRRDRIGFVFQAPYLIPFLDVTDNVALLPMLAGVPNGEARKRARELLDALDVAHRANAQPSALSGGEQQRVAIARALVNRPPVILADEPTAPLDSQRALAVIRILNEMAERYRTAIIVVTHDEKIIPTFRRIYHIRDGRTSEEAGEGRPIPRD from the coding sequence ATGGCAGGCAACGGCATTCTCATCGAAGGGGTGCGCAAGCGCTACGGCGAGGGCGACACCGCCGTGGACGCGCTCAGCCATGTGGACATGCAGGTGGCGCCGGGCGAGGTGGTCGGGCTCATCGGCCCTTCCGGCTCGGGCAAGAGCACCCTGCTCAAGTGCCTGGGCGCGGTGATCGAACCCACCGCCGGGCGCATGACCCTGGGCGACGAGGTGATCTTCGACAACCGCTGGACCCTCCGCGACCTGCGCGCCCTGCGCCGCGACCGCATCGGCTTCGTGTTCCAGGCGCCCTACCTCATCCCCTTTCTGGACGTGACCGACAACGTGGCCCTGCTCCCCATGCTCGCCGGCGTGCCCAATGGCGAAGCGCGCAAACGCGCGCGGGAGCTGCTCGACGCGCTGGATGTGGCCCACCGGGCCAACGCCCAGCCCTCGGCCCTGTCGGGGGGCGAACAGCAGCGCGTGGCCATCGCCCGTGCGCTGGTGAACCGGCCCCCGGTGATCCTCGCGGACGAACCCACCGCGCCGCTCGACTCGCAGCGGGCGCTGGCGGTGATCCGCATCCTCAACGAGATGGCCGAGCGCTATCGCACGGCGATCATCGTGGTCACCCACGACGAGAAGATCATCCCCACCTTCCGGCGCATCTATCACATCCGCGACGGGCGCACGAGCGAAGAGGCCGGCGAGGGCCGGCCGATCCCGCGCGACTGA
- a CDS encoding phosphatase PAP2/dual specificity phosphatase family protein — protein sequence MSATGTTRGPIRWKHSLAWLALLAPLFFLSYGWANQLAARRGVTDSIVFGWESAIPFLPWTIVPYWSIDLMYGLSFLACRTPREVNHHGLRLLTAQLVSVACFVAFPLRFTGEKPASEGMFGALFDALAGFDLPYNQAPSLHISLLVIIWWVLVRRASPAWRWVWHGWALLVAASVLTTWQHHFFDLPTGALVGLLCLWLWPDRGESPLRLAMGKTVTRPRLALYYLISALACLALTFIGGWGWLALWPAAALALVAANYAWVGPEGFQKHDGHHSTASRWLLAPYRLGAWINSRLWTRGQAPADAITEQVWIGRYPGRGDLAAGGFDALLDLTAEFHPLTRAEHHHSEPMLDLTTPDLPSLRRAAEALEALHAKAGRILVCCALGYSRSALTVAAWLLHSGRAGSVDEAIETVRQGRPQVVLGAEHRTVLERFHRGEG from the coding sequence ATGAGCGCCACTGGCACGACGCGGGGCCCCATCCGCTGGAAGCACAGCCTCGCCTGGCTGGCGCTGCTCGCGCCGCTGTTCTTCCTGAGCTACGGCTGGGCGAACCAGCTGGCAGCCAGACGCGGGGTGACCGACAGCATCGTCTTCGGCTGGGAGTCGGCCATCCCCTTTCTCCCGTGGACCATCGTGCCCTACTGGTCCATCGACCTGATGTACGGCCTGTCTTTCCTGGCCTGCCGCACGCCGCGCGAGGTGAATCACCACGGCCTGCGCCTGCTCACCGCGCAACTGGTGTCGGTGGCCTGCTTCGTGGCCTTTCCGCTGCGCTTCACCGGCGAGAAGCCGGCCAGCGAGGGCATGTTCGGCGCCCTGTTCGACGCGCTGGCGGGCTTCGACCTGCCCTACAACCAGGCGCCCTCACTGCACATCAGCCTGCTGGTGATCATCTGGTGGGTGCTGGTGCGCCGCGCCTCGCCCGCCTGGCGCTGGGTGTGGCACGGCTGGGCGCTGCTGGTGGCCGCCTCGGTGCTGACCACCTGGCAACACCATTTCTTCGACCTGCCCACCGGGGCGCTGGTGGGCCTGCTGTGCCTGTGGTTGTGGCCCGACCGGGGCGAGTCGCCGCTGCGGTTGGCGATGGGCAAGACGGTCACGCGGCCAAGGCTGGCGCTCTACTACCTGATCAGCGCCCTCGCTTGTCTCGCGCTCACGTTCATCGGCGGTTGGGGCTGGCTGGCCCTGTGGCCAGCGGCGGCGCTGGCGCTGGTGGCGGCCAACTACGCCTGGGTCGGCCCCGAAGGCTTCCAGAAGCATGATGGCCACCACAGCACCGCCAGCCGCTGGTTGCTGGCCCCCTACCGATTGGGGGCATGGATCAACAGCCGCCTGTGGACGCGCGGTCAGGCGCCGGCCGATGCCATCACCGAACAGGTGTGGATCGGGCGCTATCCGGGTCGCGGCGATCTGGCGGCCGGGGGTTTCGACGCCCTGCTGGATCTGACCGCAGAATTCCATCCGCTCACCCGTGCCGAACACCACCACAGCGAGCCCATGCTCGATCTGACCACGCCCGATCTGCCCAGCCTGCGCCGGGCGGCCGAGGCACTTGAAGCCCTGCACGCCAAGGCCGGGCGCATTCTGGTGTGCTGTGCCTTGGGCTACTCGCGCAGTGCCCTGACCGTAGCAGCATGGCTGCTGCACAGCGGCCGGGCGGGAAGTGTGGATGAGGCCATCGAGACGGTGCGCCAGGGGCGACCTCAGGTGGTGTTGGGTGCCGAACACCGGACAGTGTTGGAGCGGTTTCATCGTGGCGAAGGCTGA
- a CDS encoding DNA-3-methyladenine glycosylase I, producing the protein MSDTPPFIAGTDGQPRCRWCAAAPEFEAYHDREWGFPVDDDIRLFEKLSLEAFQSGLSWRTILAKREHFRRAFEGFDFHQVARFDDARRDALLADEGIVRHRGKIEAVIHNARRAVDLQAEHGTLAAYFWRFEIDPAQAAEPQTVSTAPQAIALAKDLKKRGWKFVGPTTVYAFMQAMGLVNDHVEACVIRQQVAEARDRFVVPRSRQIAVK; encoded by the coding sequence GTGAGTGATACGCCACCGTTCATTGCGGGCACGGATGGCCAGCCACGCTGCCGCTGGTGTGCCGCTGCGCCCGAATTCGAGGCCTACCATGACCGGGAATGGGGCTTCCCGGTCGACGACGACATCCGGCTATTCGAAAAGCTGAGCCTCGAAGCCTTTCAGTCGGGGCTCAGCTGGCGGACGATCCTCGCCAAGCGCGAGCACTTCCGGCGCGCCTTCGAGGGTTTCGATTTTCACCAGGTGGCACGCTTTGACGACGCCCGACGCGACGCCCTGCTGGCAGACGAAGGCATCGTGCGCCACCGGGGCAAGATCGAGGCGGTCATCCACAACGCCCGCCGGGCAGTGGACCTGCAGGCCGAGCACGGAACACTGGCCGCGTATTTCTGGCGCTTCGAGATCGACCCCGCCCAAGCGGCCGAACCCCAAACGGTCAGCACCGCGCCCCAGGCCATCGCACTCGCCAAAGACCTGAAGAAGCGTGGCTGGAAATTCGTCGGCCCGACAACGGTCTACGCCTTCATGCAGGCCATGGGCCTGGTCAACGACCATGTCGAGGCCTGTGTCATCCGGCAACAGGTCGCTGAGGCTCGAGATCGCTTCGTGGTACCGCGCTCACGACAAATCGCCGTGAAATAG
- a CDS encoding bifunctional alpha/beta hydrolase/class I SAM-dependent methyltransferase translates to MDYPTQRPVSEHHFTTHDGVELFYRHWPATGSRRGAVVMFHRGHEHSGRMSHLVDELDLPDFDVFAWDARGHGRSPGERGFSPSFGTSVRDVQTFVDHIRDTHGVAHADMAVLAQSVGAVLVSTWAHDYAPRIRALVLASPAFKVKLYVPFARPGLRLMQKLRGNFFVNSYVKAKFLTHDPARQASYDTDPLITRPISVNILLGLYEAAERVVADAAAITLPTQMLISGADWVVEHQPQHDFFERLGSSVKEKHVLDGFFHDTLGEADRDRAVGLVRGFILRQFDTPAEAVDLNDADKQGFTFEEARTLAEPYPEGSFRGWYWKMYRKGLGWAGMVSEGVSLGQRTGFDSGSTLDYVYRNEAKGAGPIGRMVDRNYLDAIGWRGIRQRKLNLEALIKDAMRRVRADDKPVRVLDIAAGHGRYVLDALSQGEQRPGSVLLRDYSDINVRDGGRLIETKGMGDIARFVKGNAFDTESVASAQPGTTIGIVSGLYELFPDNDLIRASLAGMAGAIQDGGYLIYTGQPWHPQLEMIARALTSHREGEAWVMRRRTQAEMDQLVREAGFEKIDQRIDEWGIFTVSLARRVAK, encoded by the coding sequence ATGGATTACCCGACCCAACGCCCGGTGAGCGAACACCACTTCACCACCCATGACGGCGTCGAGCTGTTCTACCGCCATTGGCCGGCCACCGGCAGCCGACGCGGTGCGGTGGTGATGTTCCACCGCGGGCATGAGCACTCCGGCCGCATGAGCCATCTGGTGGATGAGCTGGACCTGCCCGATTTCGATGTGTTTGCCTGGGACGCCCGCGGCCATGGCCGCTCGCCGGGCGAGCGCGGTTTTTCGCCCAGCTTCGGCACCTCGGTGCGCGATGTGCAGACCTTTGTGGATCACATCCGCGACACCCACGGCGTGGCGCACGCCGACATGGCGGTGCTGGCGCAGAGCGTGGGCGCGGTGCTGGTGAGCACCTGGGCGCACGACTACGCGCCGCGCATCCGCGCGCTGGTGCTGGCCTCGCCCGCCTTCAAGGTGAAGCTCTATGTGCCCTTCGCCCGGCCGGGCCTGCGGCTCATGCAGAAGCTGCGCGGCAACTTTTTCGTGAACAGCTATGTAAAGGCGAAATTCCTCACCCACGACCCGGCGCGGCAGGCCAGCTACGACACCGACCCGCTCATCACCCGGCCGATTTCGGTAAACATCCTGCTCGGCCTGTATGAGGCGGCCGAGCGGGTGGTGGCCGATGCGGCGGCGATCACCCTTCCCACTCAGATGCTCATCTCGGGCGCCGACTGGGTGGTGGAGCACCAACCGCAGCACGACTTTTTCGAGCGGCTGGGTTCGAGCGTGAAGGAAAAGCATGTGCTGGACGGCTTCTTTCACGACACCCTGGGCGAAGCCGACCGCGACCGCGCGGTGGGGCTGGTGCGCGGCTTCATCCTGCGCCAGTTCGACACGCCGGCCGAGGCGGTGGACCTGAACGACGCAGACAAACAGGGCTTTACCTTTGAAGAGGCCCGCACGCTGGCCGAGCCCTATCCCGAGGGCAGCTTCCGCGGCTGGTACTGGAAGATGTACCGCAAGGGCCTGGGCTGGGCGGGCATGGTGTCCGAAGGGGTGTCGCTGGGCCAGCGCACGGGCTTCGATTCGGGCAGCACGCTCGATTATGTGTATCGCAACGAGGCCAAGGGGGCCGGCCCCATCGGCCGCATGGTGGACCGCAACTACCTGGACGCCATCGGCTGGCGCGGCATCCGCCAGCGCAAGCTGAATCTGGAGGCGCTCATCAAGGACGCCATGCGCCGGGTACGCGCCGACGACAAGCCCGTACGGGTGCTCGACATTGCCGCCGGCCATGGCCGCTATGTGCTCGACGCCCTGAGCCAGGGCGAACAGCGGCCCGGCAGCGTGCTGCTGCGCGACTATTCGGACATCAACGTGCGCGACGGCGGCCGGCTGATCGAAACCAAAGGCATGGGCGATATTGCCCGCTTCGTGAAGGGCAACGCCTTCGATACCGAGTCGGTGGCCAGCGCCCAGCCGGGCACCACCATCGGCATCGTCTCGGGGCTGTATGAGCTGTTCCCCGACAACGACCTGATCCGCGCCTCGCTGGCGGGCATGGCGGGGGCGATCCAGGACGGCGGCTACCTGATCTACACCGGCCAGCCGTGGCACCCGCAGCTGGAGATGATCGCCCGCGCGCTCACCAGCCACCGGGAGGGCGAGGCCTGGGTAATGCGCCGTCGCACCCAGGCGGAGATGGACCAGCTGGTGCGCGAGGCGGGTTTCGAGAAGATCGACCAGCGCATTGACGAGTGGGGCATCTTCACCGTGTCGCTGGCCCGCCGCGTCGCAAAATGA
- a CDS encoding lysophospholipid acyltransferase family protein — MIERFLAGFTARFLCNLAKLITGMRSFWQGEGPVPRLRVYYANHRSHVDFVLIWAALPPALRAQTRPVAGADYWLTSGLKRWLINKVLRAVLIDRRPERQGPDPVRLMAEAIRAGDSLIVFPEGTRNTGDALLPFKSGIYHLAQALPWVEFVPVWIDNLGRVMPKGAVIPIPLLCSLRFGHPITVAPDEAKDAFLARARGALIALAPPEA; from the coding sequence ATGATCGAACGCTTCCTCGCCGGCTTTACGGCCCGCTTCCTGTGCAACCTCGCCAAGCTCATCACCGGCATGCGCTCGTTTTGGCAGGGCGAGGGGCCGGTGCCGCGCCTGCGGGTGTATTACGCCAACCACCGCAGCCATGTGGACTTCGTGCTTATCTGGGCCGCGCTGCCCCCGGCCTTGAGGGCGCAGACCCGGCCGGTGGCGGGGGCGGACTACTGGCTCACCAGCGGCCTCAAGCGCTGGCTGATCAACAAGGTGTTGCGCGCGGTGCTGATCGATCGCCGCCCAGAGCGCCAGGGCCCCGACCCGGTGCGGCTCATGGCCGAGGCCATCCGCGCGGGCGACTCGCTCATCGTGTTTCCGGAAGGCACGCGTAACACCGGCGACGCCTTGCTGCCCTTCAAGAGCGGCATCTACCACCTGGCGCAGGCGCTGCCCTGGGTGGAGTTCGTGCCGGTGTGGATCGACAACCTGGGCCGGGTGATGCCCAAGGGCGCGGTGATCCCCATTCCGCTGCTGTGCTCGCTGCGCTTCGGCCACCCGATCACCGTGGCCCCGGATGAAGCCAAGGACGCCTTTCTGGCACGCGCCCGCGGAGCACTGATCGCATTGGCACCGCCGGAAGCGTAA